One Etheostoma cragini isolate CJK2018 chromosome 18, CSU_Ecrag_1.0, whole genome shotgun sequence DNA window includes the following coding sequences:
- the ccdc25 gene encoding coiled-coil domain-containing protein 25 produces MFHPDRPGPTRTNLAIRTDPDQPSDTDPPSDPDRPSDPDPPSVVMRTDPDRPNEDLIKYGWPEDIWFHVDKLSSAHVYLRLPKGKSIEDIPPEVLVDCAQLVKNNSIQGCKMNNINVVYTPWANLKKTGDMDVGQIGFFRQKEVKVVAVEKKVNEVVNRLEKTKVERFPDLAAEKESRDREERNEKKAQLQDQKKKEKEEQRMRKEMEELKSYTALMKGENMTTNEVRTQNINQYILINN; encoded by the exons ATGTTTCACCCAGACCGACCCGGACCGACCCGGACCAACCTAGCGATCCGGACCGACCCGGACCAACCCAGCGATACGGACCCACCCAGCGATCCAGACCGACCCAGCGATCCAGACCCACCCAGTGTCGTGATGCGGACCGACCCGGACCGACCCA ATGAGGATCTCATAAAGTACGGATGGCCCGAAGACATCTG GTTTCATGTGGACAAACTGTCTTCGGCTCACGTCTACCTGAGACTGCCAAAG GGTAAATCCATAGAGGACATCCCCCCTGAGGTGCTGGTAGACTGCGCCCAGCTGGTGAAGAACAACAGCATCCAAG GCTGCAAGATGAACAACATTAACGTGGTGTACACGCCGTGGGCCAACCTGAAGAAAACCGGAGACATGGACGTAGGACAGATCGGCTTCTTTAGACAGAAAGAG GTGAAGGTCGTGGCGGTGGAGAAGAAGGTCAACGAGGTCGTGAACCGCCTGGAGAAGACCAAAGTGGAGCGGTTCCCCGACCTGGCGGCGGAGAAGGAGTCCCGGGACCGAGAGGAGAGGAACGAGAAGAAAGCTCAGCTCCAGgaccagaagaagaaagagaaggaggagcaGAGGATGAGGAAAGAGATGGAGGAACTCAA GAGCTACACGGCTCTGATGAAGGGAGAAAACATGACGACTAATGAGGTGAGGACTCAAAATATTAATCAATATATACTAATTAATAACTAA
- the pbk gene encoding lymphokine-activated killer T-cell-originated protein kinase homolog has protein sequence MSRLGKLNASPWAVKKINSKCATKQLAVYQRRLNEEAKVLKGIDHPNIVGFRAFATAKDGSKCLAMEYGGEQSLNDLIEKRKEDGLDAFPAANIEKVALHVARGLQYLHNEKKLLHGDMKSCNVVIKGDFESVKICDVGVSLQLDENMKVSDPKAEYIGTEPWRPKETLEEGGQITDKADVFAYGLTLWEMMTLAMPHLEMLQEDDDEEEEEDDEGETLGPPCCGGGGLTVV, from the exons ATGAGCAG ATTGGGGAAGTTAAACGCTTCTCCCTGGGCTGTGAAGAAGATCAACAGCAAGTGTGCCACCAAGCAGCTGGCGGTCTACCAGAGGCGCCTGAACGAGGAGGCCAAGGTCCTGAAAGGAATCGATCATCCAAACATTGTTG GGTTTCGTGCCTTCGCCACGGCCAAAGATGGATCCAAGTGTCTGGCGATGGAGTACGGAGGAGAGCAGTCCCTCAACGACCTGATcgagaagaggaaggaggacgGCCTGGACGCGTTCCCCGCTGCCAACATAGAGAAGGTCGCGCTGCATGTTGCTCGTGGCCTTCAG taTCTCCACAACGAGAAGAAGCTGCTGCACGGCGACATGAAGTCATGCAACGTGGTCATTAAGGGCGACTTTGAGAGCGTCAAGATCTGCGACGTTGGCGTGTCTCTGCAGCTCGACGAGAACATGAAAG TGTCCGACCCGAAGGCGGAGTACATCGGCACGGAGCCGTGGAGACCGAAGGAGACcctggaggagggggggcagatCACGGACAAGGCGGACGTCTTCGCCTACGGTCTGACTCTGTGGGAGATGATGACGCTCGCCATGCCTCACCTGGAGATGCTCCAGGAGGACgacgatgaggaggaggaggaagacgatgAAGGTGAGACTCTGGGGCCTCCGTGTTGTGGTGGTGGCGGTCTAACCGTGGTCTGA
- the LOC117961751 gene encoding N-acetyltransferase ESCO2-like, whose amino-acid sequence MTKDDFMERHRAWCCSTVPEPAVCGISRIWVFSLARRQGIATRMLDTVRSTFTYGSHLAKEEVAFSDPTPDGKLFATKYSDTPTFLVYNFVA is encoded by the exons ATGACCAAGGACGACTTCATGGAGCGCCACCGGGCCTGGTGCTGCTCCACGGTCCCAGAACCAGCTGTGTGTGGGATCAGTCGGATCTGGGTCTTCAGCCTGGCCCGACGCCAGGGCATCGCCACGCGCATGCTGGACACCGTCAG gaGCACCTTCACGTACGGCAGCCATCTCGCCAAGGAGGAAGTCGCCTTCTCCGACCCGACGCCCGACGGGAAACTGTTCGCTACGAAGTACTCCGACACGCCCACGTTCCTGGTTTACAACTTTGTAGCATga
- the esco2 gene encoding N-acetyltransferase ESCO2, with protein MIPTATRKRKLSSLDSDRVRDEMSPLKRRSPRKPRQSPTKKKQVGGLLKENRPSTQKSPRRAEGSPVKSPPPSPFKPSLVTGSFYGHNKPVYLTPLERKAIKESLPPRPPPSPPVPEMKKSRRKVKGGSKKRKAAAGSGQSGKTGAKTKSSKTIPLPKLNSSVAMTAAPAPAASTRPAEPKKAVGVTFSSLKPKPRIFVGAAFFGTGKKPTSMFKKSAPKPSTRPAPGPAKPNAVSQRATSEDSTPAAVKPREQTADLAEEQPSTKHRTRFDASDWMDPADPTDSDGPPGTPQPLSSPKMLSERYGITKALTIVLSRTPTASPGSSAGSPSPLDVGSEPMFYLSDMSPSSAAASPPKDSAAVYPIFGSASKRLKNAALQPPPSCSAPSGQTTPLQTTPSVKERPARRRQGKQDEDQLIIDAGQKQFGAMTCSSCGMVYSADNPEDHFQHNQFHQRFLESIRFVGWKKERVVAEFWDGKILLVMPDDPKYAVKKDSMEESFDEDAYYQRLGTRPGLDAEALGSSYRRMVELFYLCTEEDPKKRPSATQILQALESNAPLDKMPSEVIVID; from the exons ATGATTCCCACTGCTACCAGGAAGAGGAAGCTCTCCTCTCTGGACTCGGACAG AGTGAGGGACGAGATGTCCCCCCTGAAGAGGAGATCCCCCAGGAAACCCCGTCAGTCTCCCACCAAGAAGAAGCAGGTCGGGGGTCTGCTCAAGGAGAACCGCCCCTCCACACAGAAGTCCCCACGTAGAGCTGAAG gctCTCCGGTGaaatctcctcctccatctccgtTCAAACCTTCATTGGTTACCGGGTCCTTCTATGGCCATAACAAGCCCGTCTATCTCACTCCTCTGGAGAGGAAGGCCATAAAGGAGTCGCTGCCCCCCcgtcctcctccctcccctcctgtCCCGGAGATGAAGAAGAGCAGGAGGAAGGTTAAAGGAGGCAGTAAGAAGAGAAAGGCAGCTGCAGGATCGGGTCAATCGGGGAAGACGGGCGCCAAAACCAAATCTTCAAAGACGATCCCGCTGCCCAAACTCAACAGCAG TGTTGCTATGACTGCCGCGCCTGCGCCTGCCGCCAGCACCAGGCCGGCGGAGCCCAAGAAAGCAGTCGGCGTCACGTTCAGCAGCCTGAAGCCCAAACCCAGGATCTTCGTGGGGGCCGCCTTCTTCGGCACGGGGAAGAAACCCACGTCCATGTTCAAGAAATCTGCCCCGAAACCCTCAACCAGGCCGGCTCCGGGACCGGCAAAACCCAACGCCGTATCGCAGCGGGCGACGAGTGAGGACTCAACGCCAGCTGCTGTGAAACCTCGGGAACAG ACTGCTGACCTGGCCGAGGAGCAGCCCAGCACCAAGCACAGAACCAGGTTTGATGCGTCCGACTGGATGGACCCAGCAGACCCGACGGACTCTGATGGACCGCCTGGAACTCCACAGCCGTTAAG ctctcctAAGATGTTGTCTGAGAGGTATGGGATCACCAAGGCGCTGACGATTGTGTTGTCCCGGACTCCCACGGCGAGTCCTGGATCCTCAGCTGGATCCCCCAGTCCTCTG GATGTTGGCTCTGAGCCAATGTTTTACCTGAGTGACATGAGTCCCAGCAGTGCTGCTGCCAGCCCCCccaaag ACTCTGCAGCGGTGTATCCCATCTTTGGCTCCGCCTCCAAGAG GTTAAAGAATGCGGCGTTGCAGCCGCCGCCGTCCTGCAGCGCCCCCTCTGGCCAGACTACACCACTACAGACCACGCCTTCAGTTAAAGAGCGCCCGGCTCGCAGGAGACAAGGGAAGCAGGATGAAGACCAGCTCATCATC GATGCGGGTCAGAAGCAGTTCGGAGCGATGACCTGCAGCTCCTGTGGGATGGTCTACAGCGCAGACAACCCAGAGGACCACTTCCAGCACAACCAGTTCCACCAGCGCTTCCTGGAGTCCATCAGATTTGTG GGCTGGAAGAAGGAGCGGGTGGTGGCCGAGTTCTGGGATGGAAAAATCCTCCTCGTCATGCCGGATGATCCCAAATACGCCGTTAAAAAG GACTCGATGGAGGAGAGTTTCGACGAGGACGCGTACTACCAGAGGCTGGGGACCAGGCCGGGTCTGGATGCCGAGGCTCTGGGCAGCTCTTACCGGAGGATGGTGGAGCTTTTCTATCTCTGCACGGAGGAAGACCCCAAGAAGAGGCCCTCAGCCACCCAGATCCTCCAGGCCTTAGAGAGCAATGCCCCGCTGGATAAAATGCCCAGTGAGGTGATAGTTATCGACTGA